The following are encoded together in the Daucus carota subsp. sativus chromosome 5, DH1 v3.0, whole genome shotgun sequence genome:
- the LOC108221142 gene encoding uncharacterized protein LOC108221142 yields MCMRMRDHGWNVFGGLFMCIAFASAYYAEGGFETKSGVTMTYDYDRIDEVKKACGFVLNDASELKPDDNRIYSIKQELSFLNGDWWQESNGAPLMPFDSRDQPEVSLDEQSPLHLTSFWVTDVDRAHKSKKSVSVNGFLQMGITLENLFMDKPDERNPHFDIWPGHSQLLVSFQGIYTESKENDGERVMCLLGETMLPARHLDPSDPWEWVRVSGYTNQPPLLQDDQVLLVLRYPKKISLTNRAVRGSMKSQHLKSNPKFFDEVHISSWLGMSAEYEFGSEKLVSKACSPYPYKDNAVNSGIDIYKGVNFCSILDRFTRGESFTIVPNWRCNGTDAFCTKLGPFMSSKEIKDTDGSFKNVRLALQDLRCEKETLLGNVNSNRVSAVFRAIPPLENKFTATQRTGLDNLTLSAEGIWKSSSGQLCMVGCLGFVDTEGRSCDSRICLYVPLSFSIKQRSIIVGTISSIKANNGSYFPLSFEKLIRPAELWNQYAASHPSYSYSKIDSAGILLEKNEPFSFGTRIKKSLLKFPKLEGTESRLESLSLLSEDLTLQVSAFPDPVPRSLPQKTNIQLDILSLGSLFGRYWSSRNNTRAEDEAPYHAKAEYTEKQLLLNVSAQLGIDGKSYHNFSMIFLEGLYNPLVGKMYLIGCRDVRATWKILFDSMDLEAGLDCLVEVVVSYPPTTARWLVNPTAKISISSQRNEDDPLYFSPVKLQTTPIMYRRQREDIFSRQGVEGILRVLTLSVAIACVLSQLFYINDNVESVPYISLVMLGIQAIGYSLPLVTGVEALFQKKASESYESTSYDFETSQWVRAIDYTVKILVLVAFSLTLRLCQKVYRSRVRLLSRSPDEPHRVPSDNRVIIGTLIVHIFGYVSVLIIHFVNKNQKPIQNTQYTDSTRNHILSAWETELEEYAGLVQDLFLFPQVLANIMWQINCRPLRKFYFIGMTVVRLLPHIYDSLRSPEPNPYFPEEYEFVNPNLDFYSKVGDIAIPFLAVLLAFAVYVQQRWNYEKLSQALTFGQFKLLPSRSQVYERLPSISYESELVSTATRDPVQKKDHEDE; encoded by the coding sequence ATGTGTATGAGGATGAGGGATCATGGGTGGAATGTATTTGGGGGGTTGTTTATGTGCATTGCATTTGCAAGTGCTTACTATGCAGAAGGGGGTTTTGAGACTAAAAGTGGTGTTACTATGACCTATGATTATGATCGAATCGATGAGGTGAAGAAAGCATGTGGTTTTGTATTGAATGATGCTTCTGAGTTGAAACCGGATGATAATAGGATATATAGCATTAAGCAAGAACTTTCTTTTTTGAATGGGGATTGGTGGCAAGAATCGAATGGGGCTCCGTTGATGCCGTTTGATAGTAGAGATCAGCCGGAGGTCTCGTTGGATGAACAATCTCCTTTGCATTTGACTTCATTTTGGGTAACTGATGTTGACCGTGCTCACAAGTCCAAAAAGTCTGTTAGCGTTAATGGGTTTCTGCAGATGGGCATAACCCTAGAGAACTTATTTATGGATAAACCGGATGAGAGAAATCCTCATTTTGACATATGGCCTGGTCATTCTCAGCTTTTGGTTTCTTTTCAAGGGATTTACACAGAATCAAAAGAAAACGATGGGGAAAGAGTTATGTGTTTGTTGGGGGAGACTATGCTGCCTGCTCGGCACCTTGACCCGTCAGATCCATGGGAGTGGGTAAGGGTTTCTGGATATACAAATCAGCCACCTCTTTTGCAAGATGATCAAGTTTTACTTGTTCTTCGCTATCCAAAGAAAATAAGTTTGACTAATAGGGCTGTCCGTGGTAGCATGAAAAGTCAACATCTGAAATCGAATCCCAAGTTTTTTGATGAAGTTCATATTTCTTCGTGGCTGGGTATGTCAGCAGAGTATGAGTTTGGCTCCGAAAAATTAGTCTCTAAAGCTTGCAGTCCCTATCCATATAAAGACAATGCTGTAAACAGTGGTAttgatatatataaaggagtTAACTTCTGTTCAATTCTAGATAGATTTACTCGTGGAGAAAGTTTTACCATAGTTCCAAACTGGAGATGCAATGGGACAGATGCTTTCTGTACCAAGTTAGGTCCATTTATGTCTAGTAAAGAGATTAAAGACACTGATGGGAGCTTTAAAAATGTAAGGCTCGCTCTTCAGGATCTTCGATGCGAGAAAGAAACTTTGCTGGGAAATGTTAACTCCAACAGAGTCTCTGCAGTGTTTCGAGCTATTCCTCCATTAGAGAATAAATTCACTGCAACACAGAGGACTGGGCTTGATAACTTGACTCTTTCTGCTGAAGGAATTTGGAAATCTTCTAGTGGCCAACTTTGCATGGTTGGTTGCCTTGGATTTGTAGATACAGAAGGCCGCAGTTGTGATTCTCGGATCTGTTTATATGTTCCTCTCTCATTTTCTATAAAGCAAAGAAGCATTATTGTTGGGACTATTTCAAGCATCAAGGCAAACAACGGATCCTATTTCCCCTTGTCGTTTGAAAAGCTGATTCGACCTGCGGAACTGTGGAATCAATATGCCGCATCTCATCCATCATATAGTTACTCCAAAATTGATTCCGCAGGGATATTGCTGGAGAAAAATGAGCCTTTTAGCTTTGGGACTAGAATCAAGAAATCACTACTGAAATTCCCAAAATTGGAAGGCACAGAGTCGCGCCTCGAAAGTCTTTCTCTTCTTTCAGAAGATCTAACTCTCCAAGTTTCTGCTTTTCCAGATCCAGTCCCGCGTTCTCTTCCACAAAAGACTAACATCCAATTGGATATTCTTTCCCTTGGTTCTTTATTTGGGCGCTACTGGTCTTCAAGGAATAATACCAGAGCAGAGGACGAGGCTCCCTACCATGCCAAGGCTGAATACACTGAAAAACAGCTGCTCCTGAATGTATCAGCTCAACTGGGTATTGATGGGAAGTCCTACCACAATTTTTCAATGATTTTTCTTGAAGGCCTTTACAATCCTCTTGTTGGAAAGATGTATCTTATCGGTTGTAGGGATGTTCGAGCCACATGGAAGATTCTTTTTGATAGCATGGACCTTGAGGCTGGTTTAGATTGTTTAGTTGAAGTAGTTGTGTCATATCCTCCTACAACAGCCCGATGGCTGGTCAATCCAACAGCTAAGATTTCTATATCCAGCCAACGGAATGAGGATGATCCACTGTATTTTAGTCCAGTCAAGCTACAAACAACACCTATAATGTACAGAAGGCAAAGAGAAGACATCTTCTCTCGCCAAGGAGTGGAAGGAATCCTCCGCGTTCTTACACTTTCAGTGGCAATTGCTTGTGTTTTAAGCCAGCTTTTCTACATCAATGATAATGTCGAATCTGTTCCTTACATATCTCTGGTCATGTTAGGCATCCAAGCTATTGGGTACAGTCTTCCATTGGTCACTGGTGTGGAAGCTCTCTTCCAGAAGAAGGCTTCTGAATCTTATGAAAGCACATCTTATGACTTCGAAACTAGTCAATGGGTCCGTGCAATTGATTATACTGTAAAGATTCTTGTTCTGGTTGCTTTTTCCCTCACTCTTAGACTCTGTCAGAAGGTGTATAGATCTCGAGTCAGACTTCTTTCAAGAAGTCCTGATGAACCTCATCGTGTCCCAAGTGACAATCGTGTAATTATCGGCACCCTTATTGTTCATATATTTGGGTATGTAAGTGTTCTTATAATCCATTTTGTAAACAAGAATCAGAAGCCCATACAAAACACACAGTATACGGATTCCACACGGAATCATATACTATCAGCTTGGGAAACTGAACTTGAGGAGTACGCGGGGCTTGTCCAAGATCTATTTTTGTTTCCACAGGTACTTGCTAACATAATGTGGCAGATTAATTGTAGACCACTtaggaaattttattttatcggGATGACAGTTGTGAGACTCCTGCCTCATATCTATGATTCCTTGAGGTCTCCTGAACCAAATCCTTACTTCCCTGAAGAGTACGAATTTGTGAACCCAAATCTTGACTTTTACTCTAAAGTTGGCGACATAGCAATACCCTTTTTAGCAGTTCTTCTAGCGTTTGCAGTCTACGTTCAGCAGCGATGGAATTATGAGAAGCTCAGCCAGGCCCTTACTTTTGGCCAGTTTAAGCTTCTACCATCAAGATCGCAAGTGTATGAAAGGTTGCCTTCCATATCATACGAGTCCGAACTTGTTTCCACTGCCACCCGAGATCCTGTACAGAAAAAAGACCACGAAGATGAATGA
- the LOC108220933 gene encoding root phototropism protein 3 yields the protein MKNLVCSSPESSNISGKFTQFSEECLFDDAACLDDMDYFVKTLSGIKAKGVRPELIGSIIAHYASIWLPDLANIDESSKGSLRRTPKSPDPSQGLNASLMKKRFFVETLIGILPPDKDSVPCSFLLRLLRSANMLGVENVYRAELEKRISWQLDQASLDDLMIPSFSHTCEVLLDVELVIRLVTRFVNLDETFKSGAALIKVGKLVDCYLAEVALDSRLKTPEFIALAGAIPPHGRSVDDGLYRAIDTYLKAHPGVGKHERKSLCRLIDSRKLSPDACLHAAQNERLPVRSVIQVLFSEQSKLNYQLDHSGSLSGARSSPSMIGFEHMHGRNQSKRIMTIEQMEIRRLKEDVLTLQGQCHTMQAQIEKLLHSEKKKSSFFGNWRKLGALKTTISSTNYVLGKEKDYLTENEINMGRRTPLVQDATYKRTGKMARGKSSSSKWRKSMS from the exons ATGAAGAACCTTGTCTGCTCTTCTCCAGAATCCAGCAACATCTCAGGAAAATTCACACAATTCTCCGAGGAATGCTTGTTCGACGACGCTGCTTGTCTCGATGACATGGACTATTTTGTCAAGACTCTGTCAGGCATCAAGGCCAAAGGCGTCCGTCCTGAGCTCATAGGCTCAATTATAGCACACTATGCCTCGATATGGCTCCCGGATTTAGCTAATATTGATGAGTCCAGTAAAGGGAGTCTACGAAGAACTCCCAAGTCCCCTGATCCTTCACAGGGTCTCAATGCTTCTCTGATGAAAAAGAGATTTTTCGTCGAGACCCTGATAGGCATTCTGCCCCCGGATAAAGACTCCGTGCCTTGCAGCTTCCTTCTACGCCTCCTGCGGTCAGCCAACATGTTGGGAGTCGAGAATGTGTACCGTGCAGAGCTTGAGAAAAGGATTTCATGGCAACTTGACCAGGCCTCACTCGATGACTTGATGATACCTTCATTTAGTCATACTTGTGAGGTGCTATTAGATGTCGAACTAGTCATTAGGCTAGTGACGCGATTTGTGAATTTGGATGAGACTTTTAAGAGTGGCGCTGCATTGATTAAAGTGGGGAAGCTTGTGGATTGTTATCTTGCAGAAGTGGCGCTTGATTCCAGACTGAAAACACCAGAATTTATCGCGCTTGCTGGAGCTATTCCGCCCCATGGACGTTCAGTAGATGATGGTTTATACCGTGCCATCGACACTTACCTCAAA GCACATCCTGGCGTTGGAAAGCACGAACGCAAGAGTCTATGCCGCCTGATAGACAGCCGCAAACTGTCACCAGACGCATGCCTCCACGCAGCTCAGAACGAGAGACTACCCGTGAGGTCAGTCATCCAAGTTCTCTTCTCAGAACAATCCAAACTCAATTATCAACTTGATCATAGCGGTTCACTAAGTGGAGCACGAAGCAGCCCGAGTATGATAGGCTTCGAGCACATGCATGGTCGAAACCAATCAAAGCGGATCATGACAATAGAGCAGATGGAGATAAGGAGGTTGAAAGAAGATGTGCTTACCTTACAAGGACAATGTCACACCATGCAAGCCCAAATTGAGAAGCTCTTGCATTCAGAAAAGAAGAAGTCTAGCTTTTTCGGAAACTGGAGGAAACTTGGAGCACTGAAAACTACCATATCTAGTACTAATTATGTTTTGGGGAAAGAAAAGGACTACTTGACTGAGAATGAGATTAACATGGGGAGAAGGACGCCATTAGTACAAGACGCGACGTATAAGAGGACAGGTAAAATGGCACGAGGGAAATCATCTTCTTCCAAGTGGAGGAAGTCTATGTCCTAA